The following coding sequences are from one Pigmentibacter sp. JX0631 window:
- a CDS encoding aminotransferase class V-fold PLP-dependent enzyme, with the protein MLKNKFIKNFILPSQLYNTSKKNVPNIKFGGIELPKKTIYLDFAASTPLDRRVLNEMTPWMLGYFANAANRTHPMGEITDHAIAEARIKISSIFKVDYDDVIFTSSATESNNLFLRGLISSPFRKKNKILYSPTEHSSIIATIKDLSEKFDDKIILKELPIDNEGQIVLAEAEKLIDSSTLCVCVMDVNNETGILQKNISHLKNLCDKVNTILHIDMAQGFARCKTEDLFLNFDTATISSSKIYGPKGAAALIIKKRKPKIKLEPQLTGGGHEFLLRSSTPNTAAIIGFAKACELQKIEASERFTYYEKLENAFKNEISKYLQPIFYGQDSNKVKGILTLCISGVNAMKLLEETRSVCASVGSACKTLQATSSHVLLAMGVPLENALSSFRISFGLTNSESEVREAAKRLAKTAIKLKKESATLKQ; encoded by the coding sequence ATGCTTAAAAATAAATTTATAAAAAACTTTATTCTGCCCTCTCAATTATACAATACTTCAAAAAAAAATGTCCCAAATATAAAATTTGGTGGTATTGAACTTCCGAAAAAAACTATTTATTTAGACTTTGCAGCAAGCACTCCATTAGATAGACGTGTCTTAAATGAAATGACACCCTGGATGCTTGGATATTTTGCAAATGCTGCCAATAGAACCCATCCAATGGGTGAAATTACTGATCACGCAATCGCAGAAGCTAGAATTAAAATTTCTTCTATTTTTAAAGTTGATTATGATGATGTCATATTTACTTCAAGTGCAACAGAAAGTAACAATTTATTTCTTCGCGGTCTTATTTCTAGCCCATTCCGAAAAAAAAATAAAATATTATATAGTCCCACAGAACACTCAAGTATAATTGCAACAATAAAAGATTTGAGCGAAAAATTTGACGATAAAATAATTCTAAAGGAACTCCCAATAGACAATGAAGGTCAAATTGTTTTAGCTGAAGCTGAAAAATTAATTGATAGCAGTACACTATGTGTTTGTGTGATGGATGTAAATAACGAAACAGGTATTCTGCAAAAAAATATTTCCCATTTAAAAAATTTATGTGACAAAGTAAACACTATTCTACATATAGATATGGCTCAAGGTTTTGCGCGTTGTAAAACAGAAGATCTATTTTTAAATTTTGATACTGCGACAATTTCATCTTCTAAAATTTATGGTCCAAAAGGGGCTGCCGCCCTTATAATAAAAAAAAGAAAACCTAAAATAAAATTGGAACCACAACTTACTGGCGGCGGCCACGAATTTCTTCTCCGCTCAAGTACTCCAAATACAGCGGCTATCATTGGTTTTGCAAAAGCTTGTGAATTACAAAAAATTGAAGCTTCTGAAAGATTTACATATTATGAAAAGTTAGAAAATGCCTTTAAAAATGAAATCTCAAAATATCTTCAGCCTATTTTTTATGGACAAGACAGTAATAAAGTAAAAGGAATTTTGACTTTATGTATTTCTGGGGTAAATGCTATGAAGCTTCTAGAAGAAACAAGATCTGTTTGTGCTAGCGTTGGAAGTGCTTGCAAGACTTTGCAAGCAACCTCTAGCCACGTATTACTTGCTATGGGTGTTCCCTTAGAAAATGCCCTTTCAAGTTTTCGAATAAGTTTTGGCTTAACAAATTCCGAATCTGAAGTCAGAGAAGCTGCTAAACGTTTAGCCAAAA
- a CDS encoding Fur family transcriptional regulator: MIQTPIHEKNQCLSVAEIEEKLKKSGVAATAQRIAICKYVLCEADHPTAEDIKNWTDANFPKLSRATVYNTLDVLVQAGMLKELKLPHTGKVVYDTNVNEHFHFFDNNTGKLFDISQEQCKLILNLPKNINVVEVDVFLRGTMT, encoded by the coding sequence ATGATTCAAACGCCAATACATGAAAAAAATCAATGCTTAAGTGTTGCAGAAATAGAAGAAAAATTAAAAAAATCGGGAGTTGCAGCAACAGCTCAAAGAATCGCTATTTGTAAATACGTTCTGTGTGAAGCAGATCATCCGACTGCGGAAGATATTAAAAATTGGACCGATGCTAATTTTCCAAAATTAAGTAGAGCAACTGTCTACAATACCCTAGATGTTCTTGTGCAAGCAGGGATGTTAAAGGAATTAAAGTTACCTCACACTGGAAAAGTTGTTTACGATACTAACGTAAATGAACATTTTCACTTTTTTGATAACAATACTGGAAAGCTATTTGATATTTCGCAAGAGCAATGTAAACTTATACTAAACCTACCTAAAAATATTAATGTCGTGGAGGTAGACGTATTTTTGCGGGGAACAATGACTTAA
- a CDS encoding trimeric intracellular cation channel family protein, translating to MVFNVIDYSGSFAFCISGASIAVAKKMDIFGIFVMAVIAGFGGGCLRDIILGNTPPTVFNTPIYWIIALLATVVVLAFKRQHRYFDKMILLFDALGLAFFTVAGVKVALKSGLLNYQCILMGVITACFGGVLRDVIVNRVPYLFQKEIYGAFAVMGGIIYFVLDDYLPPLMLDIIVILFIFVSRMISIWKNWNLPKARKETLQNRRLKFLRRKKRTSNLE from the coding sequence ATGGTTTTTAATGTCATTGACTACTCAGGTTCATTTGCTTTCTGTATTAGTGGCGCTTCGATAGCTGTCGCTAAGAAAATGGATATTTTTGGCATTTTTGTTATGGCAGTCATAGCTGGCTTTGGTGGTGGATGCCTTAGAGATATTATATTAGGGAATACCCCTCCAACAGTTTTCAATACCCCTATCTATTGGATTATTGCCTTGCTAGCAACTGTAGTTGTATTAGCTTTTAAAAGACAACACCGTTATTTCGATAAAATGATATTGTTATTTGATGCACTGGGATTAGCATTTTTTACTGTAGCTGGTGTTAAAGTAGCCCTTAAATCTGGTCTTTTAAATTATCAATGTATTTTAATGGGTGTTATTACTGCCTGTTTTGGTGGTGTTCTTCGTGATGTTATTGTAAATCGTGTTCCTTACCTATTTCAAAAAGAAATATATGGAGCTTTTGCGGTCATGGGAGGAATTATTTATTTTGTCTTAGATGACTACTTACCCCCATTAATGCTTGATATTATTGTTATTTTATTTATTTTTGTCTCACGTATGATCTCTATATGGAAAAATTGGAATTTGCCAAAAGCAAGAAAAGAAACATTACAAAACCGTAGATTAAAGTTTTTACGGAGAAAGAAAAGAACCTCTAATCTTGAATAA